The DNA sequence TAACATGTGTGAGTTAATAGATGAATAATGTAGCTTTAAAATAGTATTAGCCTGTTGGAGATCGAGGTCTCCATTCAGCCATTTTAAATCAGTCAGTTACTCCGACCATGACTTTTCGAcgcaaaatttcgaatttacttGAGGATATAATCGACAGATCATGACATATAAAGACGTGTGATGTATTCCTGAATAGGTAATCTCATAGAGAATCTAggacaggtaagattttcgaAATCACTTTAAAAATACTATCGAGATTGCTGCTTCATCAAGCGTAACGTGTCATTACGATTAAATCTGATCCACTAATTCGTTTGTTAAAGGTATTGTTTAGTGtttgatgaaaaatcttttacttcaatagtttgcTGTACAAGGGAGCTTTAAAAGgtcatttgttttgttgcagtCTTTGCAAGACTACCTTCTTAACTTGGTAACTTGGTTGAATTGTTCACATCAATCTTCAGTAATTCTTTTGTTATCTCTTTGAAAACTGTGTTTCTTCCGAATTACCGCAGAATGTGGATGTGCTTCAAGTCCTgtgaattttatcgaaaaatttaaaaacaaaaaccaaaacatttCCAGCTGGAACGTTCCATTTTCCAGTTATCTCTCTTCAGAATTGTTTGACGTTTAACTCTTGACACAAATCATCTGACAATGTTTTCAAGTGGATGAAGTGGATATACGTTGTTCGGTGCGTTAGTCATTTCGGTTTTAGATTATCTTTTAATCTGCGAAAAAAGTACGCCGTCATCGTCTTAAATTATGTTTGCTGTATACACAGACGACAATAGTCTCAGAACATAGAGCCATGTGTACGactaattcaacaaaaactTAAGACAACATCCTCATGACTCGAATGATACCggcgaaaactttttttccgtttgaaCCAATCCAAATTAATATATGCGCCAGACTTAAATACCTCCACCAGTAACTGACTATACGCTATCCCATATATCGATGGCACAAAATCAAGAACATATCAACAGGACGTCGATAACGTCGGACAATGTTAATGCTAATTGGAATTTGGCGGGATCGAATGTTTCTTTGAACAATCAACGACAGAGCTCGTCACGTTTGGATATGATCAACAACAATACCAGCGCAACCAATCTTGACAATGAACGGTTGAAAGCATACCTACCAGGTTATCGATTGGCTCCGGACTATGAAACtgcaatttcaattcaaagacGACATCGACATCAGAATGAACTGCACCACGTACAACGACAATCCAGAGTCGCTTCAGATCCACACATAAACCTTTACGCAACGACATCTCACCCGGATGTTCGTCGAGAAACAGCAATTACAGACGCAATATTCGGTCAACAGCTTCAGCCAGTACCTGATTATACGCGAAATATCAACAGTGTCTATCGACATCAACTCGACCCAAATGTCAGTCTTTCACAACAGATGCAAATGATGCAAATCAATAAGTATGCACCGCCTTACCGGTTCAGTTCAACATCAACGCCTGATCTAGCATTTGGATCGCATGGTGGTCAATCTCATCAGGCCTATGTGTCCGGTTCCAGTCCAGACTTATTATCGACCAGGATGTTTACCAATTCGATGCAACAACCATCGATTCCATCGAACACATTTCGTTGTCGATACTCACAAAATCACATCCCGCATGGATCTTGCGACAGGTGTATTTTTCCGGACAATCAAACGAAAGCCACTATTTTGCcacaacaaattcaaaaaccTTATGACGGGACGTATCGTGTATCGAATCTGCAACAAGGTTTTGTTGGCTCCTACAATCAATTGAGTGGATCACGAGGATCAATTGAACCGATTTATGAAAACCCAGCGGCTGGAAGAGAGCGAGCTCGTGCTTCGAGTATTCAGTCAACTACAGGAATGCTGAATTTAAAGCAACAGTATCCGCGACAGCCAGTGCACACAAGTCGGACTCAATTGAATTCACCTGTGATACTTCCGAATTCACAGAGCCTTGAGTGCATTTACCGACCTGCAAGGACGACTTCTGTCACACCCGGTGAACAAAGCCAATTGCATCAACGACACGTCCAATTCGAAAAACTTAATCGTGCACAGTCAGTAAATGTTTTAGATTCGTCCACAACAATGGAGTCAGGAGCTAGTAGTTCAGAACAAAATCATTCCAAAGAGAAAAAGAGACGACGGTGGAAATTCTGGGGAAGCAAAGGGAAGAGTTCATCGAGTGAGAAATCGAAAAAGGAATCGTCCGGATGgtacaaaaacaaaagcaaCAAATATTCGCCCACTAAAGAAGAGGAGATTAATTCACAAAAACGTTGGTCCAGTGGTCAGCCGCGGTTGCCATTACCACCGACAatgatcaaagaaaatttggtaTGCTCTTGGTGTTACAGACTCAACAACACCTTCGGTACTAAATTCCGATTTCATTTCAGTGTCAGACATTGGAATCAAAGCTTGCTGATCCACAGCTGTACATTGAGTTCGAACGTGTACCAAAACGAAAGGCCAATGCCAATTTCAGTTGTGCATTGCTCGATGAAAATCGGATTAGCAATTCCGACCCGAATTTTCTTCCACAAGACGACAATCGGGTACGTTTGACCCCGACACTGGAAAATCGTTCAGGATATTACAATGCTTCGTACGTAACGGCTACAGTCGGTCCGAAGCAGAGATTTTACATTGCTGCACAAAGTCCTCACGCCGCACCCGCATTGAGCACATTCGTTCAGTGTGTGTGGGAAGCCGACGTTTATCTTCTGGTTCAATTGTCGGATGAAATGCATTATGTTCCATCGACATGTGATAAATGTTTGGAGTATGGACAGGTAAAAGACGGCTGTTTTGCCTCGGGTTGCTTGGAAGGGTCTGATTCGGTTCTAATTTCAGTACCAAATTTGGAAAGAATTTTCGGAAGTAACCGACCGCGGCATAACCAGTAAACTTCGTATCTATCATACCATTAGCCGAAGGTATCGTTCCGTGTGGCATTTAAATTATTGCGAATGGGGCGAGCAAAACTGCCCGAAAAATGTTAGTCAATTTTTGGGTACGTTTTCAGATTGATGTCACGTCTAGCATGCTGGACCATTCAATATCCCACTACCTTcacaattttcagattttctgGAAGAACTGCGGTCAGTACGCTTAGCTAGCAATAATGAAGTACCGCCGGGCCATAACACCAATCCTCCAGTAATGATTCATTGTAGTGACGGCAGCGGTCGGACTGGCGTTACATTGCTAGCCGATCTGTTATTGTACACACTGGAACATAATCAGGTAATGCTTTCGCCAACAAAACGGTTTTTAGTTCCATtgatttcaatcaattctTTTCGAATTATCAAGGATCTGGACATGCCACGCGTTTTGAGTTTGCTGCGTGAGCAACGAGACAATATTGTTCCATCATTAGCTCAATACCGGTGGCTGTATACATTGTTGATTAGCTACTTGAAACGAACGAGACTTATTTAATGCTTAGAGAATTTAGATCAATTTACGGGGATCTGGCGATGTTCTTTTGGACCGCGATTCCGATGTAACTATTTTTGCCAAACCGAACAAAAAGACGTTGTTACCATTTAAGAGAgggaaagtttattttttttatgtaatttataTTTCGATGATGTGTCCActttgagataaaaaaaattttgttttacgtAAATTTCCGTTGTAAAATTTGTATACGACCGAAGTTCTGGCAGagttttctttataaaaaaagaattttttctgtAATGAACGAGAAAACGAAATCGTCATTCACACGACAATTCTACCAATAAAGAAATTGTTCTATTGAAATTGTGCTTTTGATAAATGAATCCTGCAAGCGTCGAAAGTAGAAAGactttgtttaaaatgtcGTCGACATGtcgacttgacttgactttgGATCAACCGACTTGGTTTCTGTGAACGACTCCCAGATGCGTAactctgcagtctacgacaaaaaaattaacttgaCCGCGGGTTTCCGACACACGATAGACAGAATATTGTTCCAGAATTGCATCTCACTGCTCCAATATTGTCCACCTAACcaacgttacaatagtttcacattttttagttccactttttctgtggaactaaaaaaactgaaactttCTTCACCTtgcatatatgcagcgttacaatagttccactttcTAGAAGTCAGAGTCCGGGATATCTAGACTTTCTAGCtggaaaaagtgaaactattgtaacgctgcatatatgcaACGTGAAGAAAGTCTCACtttttttagttccactttttttgttagtttagGGAGAGTGAAACTTTCTTCACCTTGTATATAtacagcgttacaatagtttcacCTTTTTTGTTGcactttttttctttaagtGATACTCTCTTCACGCTACATATATGCAAGGTTACAATagtttaagaaatttaatttcactttttgtGTTACTAAATAAATGACCAGTTATGCGATTGATGTTAATTTTCAGTGCTTCTGATGGTAGCTCCTTTGCTATTTTTAACCTTTTGAGAAAGGCTTCTGTTACGTACTTGCTTTATATCTTTACTAATCTTCATGATTTCTTTGAAAGAATATTACTTGATCCCGACCTAGCGGCGGGTCGGGTCCCTTGCCtttcaaaaaatgtataaGGAAGTTCAGGAGATCAATCGACATGCTCGTGCTCGgtcaaatttgatttaaatttcactAAGCGTTTACCAAACTTGCTGTTAAAATGGTAAATGCTGAAAATCTGTGGTTGTGATAATGATAAATCATcgcgaaaaaattattttgttaggtGAAACCCTTTTTTACCTCGTTTTTCATGGATAGTTACAAGACCGATAGAAATCAATAGCAACCATGTTAGTACTAAGATGCATCATACACTATAAAACTCATCTACTCATCCACATCGGACGATATTTTTTATTACAGtgacaaaatttccatttttctaatttttggcaccaaatttttttacctCATTTCTCAAAGATATCACCAAGAGGTGAGTCTGAGCTTACATACGAAAATCCTTCATAAATCGTCCGAACAGTATAACCAGTCCGGGTCGAcagaatttaataaaaattcacaTTAAGTAAGAGACGACAACCGACGTTaaaatagttccacttttttagttccggtgttttcttataaaactttaaaaaggTGGAAAAGGTAGGAAGATATTGCGTATGTGCAGTGCAGTGTAACAATAGTTTCTCTTTTTGTAGATTAGCTTTTTTGTCACACTGCACGCACACACGCAATGGGAAAATAGTTCCACTTGTTACAAAGGTCATAAAtgcgaaaattcgaaaatctgtctattttggataaaatcTGGTGGCTCGTGTTACGGTTCCCTAAAAAAAgacataatttattaaaaatagacagatatTCATAAACATAAATATGTCTATATTTAGTGAATCATTCCATGAGCCTCCAGAATTTATCATGATGGCCCTATGTTAGTGAAAAGGCCTGACTCAAGTCCTCACAGactacaaaatgtaaaaaatcagTAGGACTGAAGAACAcgattttttaacttttcctCATTTGATCCTACTACCCCAAAGTACGTATGAGTTGAGCTATCACACTTTAAaatatgataaattagaataatccagCAATTTGGAACAtaaaacatcgcgtctaaaggttggcaaccgactcatgaccacagcatagttttacgataaattagaataatccacTCATTTCTCAGGGATAGGACCTAGATGGGCCACCATCAATAGGGTTCATGTTTGAGCTAAGGGGCATCTAACTATGTATTATTCATCCAGATCGGACGATATTTACTCAACTTATGGAATTgacaaaatttcactttttacaaaagaaaatttcgctCATTCCTCAAGGATCAGACCTAGAGGGGCCACCAACAATAGGGTTCATAATTGGATTAAGGCGCATCGAACGATACGTTACTTATCGAAGtgacaaaatttcaaagtttttgcAGTTTTTAtaccaaagtttttttttcactcattTCTCAGGGATACGACCTAGAAGGGCCACCATCAATAGGGTTCATGTTTGAGCTAAGGCGCATCTAACGATGTATTATTCATTCAGATCGGACGATATTTACTCAAATAAAGGAAGTGgcaaaaattcatcaaatttctgGCTTTTCCATTTTTGCCCAGATCCACCCCCAGTATTGTCCGATATTGGTTACAGGCACTCCCATTTTCTGGCGCTAGACCCTTGACTTTTAGTATATTGTAGGTATTAGTGCGGTAACTAAATGGACGactaaattaattgaattcgtCTACTATCTTTTCctcaattttgtgtttattatCGAATATCACCTTTTATGGCGTTCCCAGtgatttttgataatttgacTGACTATCGTTCAGTCTGATGCATTATAAAAGAACACATTCCACATACTGCGATGTGGAATTTGTTAGCtcaattcaagaaatttttagGATCTCAACTCAATCTCAAGATTTTCTAGAgttgaaattgagatatcaAGTCAACTAAATCTCAAGAAAATTCTTGAGTTGACCTAACATAGTCCACACCAcagttataaaaaaaaaaattgaaactattGTAACCTTGCATATATGTAGCGTGAAGAGAGTTTCacttaaagaaaaaaagtgCAACAAAAAAGgtgaaactattgtaacgctgtaTATATGCAAGGTGAAGAAAGTTTCACTCTCCctaaactaacaaaaaaagtggaactaaaaaagtgaGACTTTCTTCACGTTGCATATATGcaacgttacaatagtttcactttttccaGCTAGAAAGTCTAGATATCCCGGACTCTGACTTCTAgaaagtggaactattgtaacgctgcatatatgcaAGGTGAAGaaagtttcagtttttttagttccacagaaaaagtggaactaaaaaatgtgaaactattgtaacgttgGTGTCCACCTATGAACTTGAGAGTTACTCGAGTTTTCGTAGTTTTACAGCCGTGAAATATCGCCAagatttttttggcgattcgttacattttggcgatttttcttagcgtttcttcacacgttttcgatttttttttgtaattcatcattttcggttgatttgttaaataacCAAGAAAAATCTCCTCGggtacaacaccccatactcagttccgtggaacatcgaaggtggactctccgaacattcgctatatttttagtcataaatCTCGTGGATttactcgcaccaagcggtgcatatactctacttgtaggtctttcgtacaacattacaacaatttaaaataatttttcttgagCTATTGCctaaaaagtgttttcaaacctaaaaccaaaaaagtgcgacttcgtcgAATATGAAAGAACACTCGACTTCGTCTCAACGAAACATGCATgcttatgcaaaaattattctctcgggatacgaattcacacatatactgtgattgagtggtttcaatccTGTGATGCAATTTTACACTTGTCACACCATGAAAtatacaaacaacaaaaccaaatataatAGCCACCGTTCAAGGTTGAACTTGAACGTATATAGTGTTAAAaaagaatgtcaaaaagagtgttcacccatcgagctcagttaaattaactggtttgttcctagttaactggacttttacatacaatTTTAGACGTATCACCCATCGAAACCAGTTAATCAACTGGTCATTGTTCTCTCTTTTACGCTCTTTGAACACtgtatagaagaagaatgagaataaaagcgaaaccgaaaatatgcgatataaagccgaacgaattgatcgttcgatgtgcatcacactactcgctgatacggagagtaagctccgccttcgtatcaaatttctctctttgacgaataacataaacaaactccaccattaaggaaaacatcgcctggatccctagacctgtttgcaaggtctgctgagagagaactaaaaaagtgtggttcctaataacttttgacgcgtgatactcagtgttttcatggtttgacgagtgtaaaatattattcgtaccaTGGActaaagtcttttttagcgtattcgattccagacctggaaacctctcacatGCTAAAacagacttttagtcctagatacgaaatatactatttcggtaccctctaacatgtctttacttttgaacacttttcatagaaaataatattatttttcgaaaaaatcaaaGATACGTGTTTGCTGGAAGTGAacgacgaatccaacgagctatcactcattaaaatcggagaccgcttgttctaCAATCGCCTGAAGTCTTTGCGATATGACTCCTAATCTTCCGAAAATACGCTGTCGATGGATTAGATTGTAAATATTCGGAGTCTTTGTGCCAATAGCACTTTGTAATACTTCGGCTATTCGCACAATTCTTCTCGAAGTATTATGAAGTGACTATTCGGacaatgtgcgaatagcatctacctaattttaatttacaaaagaaaGCATAAGGTCAAAGTTCTGCGACATGCTTGTACAAACCAAAGTTGAACCAGATTTGAATCTTAAGCTGTTCACAGAGATGCATCTTACCTTTCACTATTTATTTTGAGAACTTACTCTTTCCTCTGACCCAAGCAATAATCATGAGGTAAGATTTTCGTTTGCTCTTTCCTATTAAATCAACATACAAATACGTTGCGCATTATGTACGCCTGcggttttattttcaaatattcaaaacaattaaattgagCAAGAAAATGcctttttcttcaattacaaaaagaaaatcctgaACAGAAAAGTGTAAAGCTTTTTACCTTCTTTAAATACTAAGTCCTTGCATTGAATTCGTCAAATTGACCAAATCCCAAATGACCAACTGTCCATCCAGACCGGATGTACTAATCTTCTTCGCCAAACGATTATCCCCTTCGTACAAGCAAATGCAAGCGATTGCATTCTGGTGAATGGATTCCAAACTGGTGTCCGTATTTTCGGCACGTGAATTCCGATCCAACGACTTGAAGTGCCGCATAGCGTTGCTGTTCTCCTTTTCCTTCTTTTGCGACTGATCCAATTTTCCggataagaaaattttattgctcTGATCGACCGTATAGATCAATGGTACACATCCGTGACCGGCGACGACAATCGACGTTGGCGAGATCCACTCGCAGCATAAGAATGGTAAGAATTCAGTTTTCAGTTTGAATACGGCACCACCGGAATTGGCATCCGCAACGTTGATTGAACTGTCGTGGCCAACCCAACAGATTTTATTGCCGTCAGACGAAAAGCTGACATTGTTTACCCAACCACCACCTTGATTGCCCGTTTTGAATTCGCCCATCAATTGACCGAGCGGCATTCGAGCACCCCATGAAGTCGGTGACGGTTGATCTTCAATGTCCTTGATGTAAGCGGAAAATATTCGCGCTTTGTAATCAGTCGAACCGGCTACCAGTAAAACATTATTTGGATGCCATGCAATCGAAGAGACTGTGGATCGAATCGGCTTTTTGATGTGCTTTGACACCCACCAATTGTTTTCCGATTCGAAGAAGCAGACCGATATCAATCGAGCTCCAGAACCGACAGCAAACTTGTTTTCCAGTGGCGACCACTTAACACAAGTCGCCGCTCTATTGATTCGAAGCAACACCAACATCGGTTTCCATTTCTTATCGTCATCACTCTGCGTCCACACATAGGCGTTACGGTCGACGGCACATGTTACAATCCGGTTCGTGTTCGGTGCCCAATCAATGCCCATAATGCGCAGATCGTGCTGACTAAGGACGTCCACCTGTTTCCAGTCACTGCCATCGCGTTTGTAGATGTAAACTTCATTGTTGTTGGGCGATATAGCAATTTCTGGAAAAATGATTCATCGTCAGTGACTTCACTCGACTACAAACTTTTCGATGGTCACTTACGACTCCTATCCTTGTTCCATGCATGACAAGTTATGGCATTGCCATTGAACGTATGACACTCAGTCATCTTCGAAAACTATTCGGCTTCCAAACAACGAACGTACACCTCTGGACCCTTATCTGACGATTTAATGATGGGCAACACCCCTGTCGCAATCGGTGCTATTTACGATGAAACAATCGAAGTGAAACGAGCACTGGCTTGGAATTATCGATGTAAATACGTTGAATTCGCGGACTCTGGGCAGTCAACACGAATTTTCTTATGGTTTAAGGTAAAATTTCGTAATGTACGAGACCCACAGAGCGAGAATACTTTGCTCAACGAAAAGCGGTAGAGATGAGAATGAACTAAATGAACGAATTGTAATGATACATCGGTATGACACTTCAAATGAAACTTTGTTTTCGTCAGGTTGATTTTTCCATTGAAACATCGGCTCCCATTACACCCATCGAAGTATGAGGTGCTGTGGTTGTGATTCTAAAGTCCCGAACGTCGCGCATCTGAAGAGTTAGCTGTCAAAAGTGTTTGTGTACAACCACATTTTTATAGTGATAAGGCTACGACTTAGCGTACTTACTATCATTTTTGGTGATGATAGTCAATGTTGACTTTTTACTCTAGA is a window from the Bradysia coprophila strain Holo2 unplaced genomic scaffold, BU_Bcop_v1 contig_94, whole genome shotgun sequence genome containing:
- the LOC119085248 gene encoding tyrosine-protein phosphatase non-receptor type 21-like, giving the protein MAQNQEHINRTSITSDNVNANWNLAGSNVSLNNQRQSSSRLDMINNNTSATNLDNERLKAYLPGYRLAPDYETAISIQRRHRHQNELHHVQRQSRVASDPHINLYATTSHPDVRRETAITDAIFGQQLQPVPDYTRNINSVYRHQLDPNVSLSQQMQMMQINKYAPPYRFSSTSTPDLAFGSHGGQSHQAYVSGSSPDLLSTRMFTNSMQQPSIPSNTFRCRYSQNHIPHGSCDRCIFPDNQTKATILPQQIQKPYDGTYRVSNLQQGFVGSYNQLSGSRGSIEPIYENPAAGRERARASSIQSTTGMLNLKQQYPRQPVHTSRTQLNSPVILPNSQSLECIYRPARTTSVTPGEQSQLHQRHVQFEKLNRAQSVNVLDSSTTMESGASSSEQNHSKEKKRRRWKFWGSKGKSSSSEKSKKESSGWYKNKSNKYSPTKEEEINSQKRWSSGQPRLPLPPTMIKENLCQTLESKLADPQLYIEFERVPKRKANANFSCALLDENRISNSDPNFLPQDDNRVRLTPTLENRSGYYNASYVTATVGPKQRFYIAAQSPHAAPALSTFVQCVWEADVYLLVQLSDEMHYVPSTCDKCLEYGQYQIWKEFSEVTDRGITSKLRIYHTISRRYRSVWHLNYCEWGEQNCPKNVSQFLDFLEELRSVRLASNNEVPPGHNTNPPVMIHCSDGSGRTGVTLLADLLLYTLEHNQDLDMPRVLSLLREQRDNIVPSLAQYRWLYTLLISYLKRTRLI
- the LOC119085268 gene encoding actin-related protein 2/3 complex subunit 1A-B, with product MTECHTFNGNAITCHAWNKDRSQIAISPNNNEVYIYKRDGSDWKQVDVLSQHDLRIMGIDWAPNTNRIVTCAVDRNAYVWTQSDDDKKWKPMLVLLRINRAATCVKWSPLENKFAVGSGARLISVCFFESENNWWVSKHIKKPIRSTVSSIAWHPNNVLLVAGSTDYKARIFSAYIKDIEDQPSPTSWGARMPLGQLMGEFKTGNQGGGWVNNVSFSSDGNKICWVGHDSSINVADANSGGAVFKLKTEFLPFLCCEWISPTSIVVAGHGCVPLIYTVDQSNKIFLSGKLDQSQKKEKENSNAMRHFKSLDRNSRAENTDTSLESIHQNAIACICLYEGDNRLAKKISTSGLDGQLVIWDLVNLTNSMQGLSI